The following proteins come from a genomic window of Methanofastidiosum sp.:
- a CDS encoding DUF4013 domain-containing protein: MEKVFKTGILFLLGFFIPLISLFFALGYVFRVLKATISGFNEFPDFDEG; this comes from the coding sequence TTGGAAAAAGTTTTTAAAACTGGTATACTGTTTCTATTAGGGTTTTTTATTCCACTAATTTCACTGTTCTTTGCTTTAGGGTATGTTTTCAGGGTTCTTAAGGCTACGATATCCGGCTTTAATGAATTTCCAGACTTTGATGAGGGGTGA
- a CDS encoding DUF4013 domain-containing protein, producing MFIDGLKVFVVGIIYTIIPLIIQVAGIFSVLHDVFSGYVTNPIQSGGSRLIIRFHSSHDIGFLLAMAPAHMAFNDGQFDAAFWIREMS from the coding sequence ATGTTCATCGACGGACTTAAAGTTTTCGTGGTTGGAATAATCTATACGATAATACCACTAATAATCCAAGTTGCTGGTATTTTCAGTGTACTTCATGATGTTTTCAGTGGATATGTGACAAATCCAATACAATCTGGTGGGAGCCGCCTTATTATTAGGTTTCATTCTTCTCATGATATCGGATTTTTATTAGCAATGGCACCGGCTCATATGGCGTTTAATGACGGCCAATTTGACGCAGCATTCTGGATCAGGGAAATGTCATAG